One window of the Salvia miltiorrhiza cultivar Shanhuang (shh) chromosome 6, IMPLAD_Smil_shh, whole genome shotgun sequence genome contains the following:
- the LOC130989315 gene encoding MYB-like transcription factor 4 produces the protein MGRSPCCEKAHTNKGAWTKEEDDRLIAYIRAHGEGCWRSLPKAAGLLRCGKSCRLRWINYLRPDLKRGNFTEDEDELIIKLHSLLGNKWSLIAGRLPGRTDNEIKNYWNTHIRRKLLSRGIDPATHRAVNEPPEAKTISFSPKEEAVMRERECSPPPVKREKCPDLNLELRISPPYQQNIQTESGTLCFACSTMGIHKTKDCSCGTDNNNNINININGSSSYNSGYDFLGLKGWSFRL, from the exons atgggacGATCTCCCTGCTGTGAGAAAGCTCACACTAACAAAGGCGCATGGACTAAGGAGGAGGACGACCGGCTGATCGCCTACATCCGCGCCCACGGGGAGGGCTGCTGGCGCTCCCTCCCCAAGGCCGCCGGCCTCCTCCGCTGCGGCAAGAGCTGCCGCCTCCGCTGGATCAACTACCTCCGCCCCGACCTCAAGCGCGGCAACTTCACCGAGGACGAAGACGAGCTCATCATCAAACTCCACAGCCTCTTAGGCAACAA GTGGTCGCTTATAGCGGGAAGATTGCCGGGAAGGACAGACAACGAGATCAAGAACTATTGGAACACGCATATACGGCGGAAGCTTCTGAGCCGCGGCATCGACCCGGCAACTCACCGGGCGGTGAACGAGCCGCCGGAGGCGAAGACGATCTCGTTCTCGCCTAAGGAGGAAGCGGtgatgagagagagggagtgcaGCCCGCCGCCGGTGAAGAGAGAGAAGTGCCCGGATTTGAATCTTGAGCTCAGAATCAGCCCGCCGTATCAGCAGAATATTCAGACTGAGAGTGGTACGTTGTGCTTCGCGTGTAGTACCATGGGGATTCACAAGACCAAAGATTGCAGCTGCGGCactgataataataataatattaatattaatattaatggcAGCAGCAGTTATAATTCTGGGTATGATTTTCTGGGCTTGAAAGGCTGGAGTTTTAGATTATAG